Proteins from a genomic interval of Clostridium sp. AN503:
- a CDS encoding Na+/H+ antiporter NhaC family protein — MEKQQLSKKKLAIPDSLVIIVVVMLLAAVLTYLIPAGEYVRTTNEAGQTVVDAESFHYIESSPVNPITVLNYVTDGLNNARNVIFVLLCSGGGLGIVLSTGMFQGLASSLSQKASGKEWMVIALVTAVFAVLCVPVNLNTFIPLAPLGLLIAASMGMDAIVGVSIIMLGGAVGFSCGAMNLSNTGTAQQVAELATFSGMGYRLFCMIPFYAVTVVYIIRYAYKVKADPTKSYMYGVDTSGVMSFDLSKAPKLEKKHLLPGLVTLVSLLYMIYVAVQGKLTNPMASAIFMYMGLLAGITYRMTPNEICREFMKGVKSMCGTAMMIGFAYVISLILTQGNVLDTIVHFLAGQLIQVPKLLQAPLMFLAHIIINFFVTSGSGQAATTMPIFVPVADLIGISRQTAVLAFNFGDGFCNFILPHAAATMGFVGALGVPFGKWFQYAIKLFGLWCVIGSVLLVIATVMGYA, encoded by the coding sequence ATGGAGAAACAGCAGTTATCAAAAAAGAAACTTGCGATACCGGATTCTCTGGTGATCATTGTGGTCGTTATGCTGTTGGCAGCAGTGCTTACCTATCTGATCCCGGCGGGGGAATATGTCAGGACGACCAATGAAGCGGGGCAGACCGTGGTGGATGCGGAAAGCTTTCATTATATCGAATCATCTCCGGTTAATCCGATCACAGTACTGAATTATGTGACGGATGGTCTTAATAATGCCAGAAATGTTATTTTTGTACTTTTATGCAGCGGCGGCGGTCTCGGTATCGTCTTGAGTACCGGCATGTTCCAGGGGCTGGCATCCTCCTTAAGCCAGAAGGCGTCGGGAAAGGAATGGATGGTCATTGCGCTGGTGACTGCAGTATTTGCGGTCCTGTGTGTGCCGGTCAACTTGAATACGTTTATCCCGCTGGCTCCGCTGGGGCTTTTGATCGCAGCGTCCATGGGGATGGACGCTATTGTGGGAGTATCCATCATCATGCTGGGAGGCGCGGTCGGATTTTCCTGCGGCGCGATGAACTTATCCAATACCGGAACCGCCCAGCAGGTGGCAGAACTGGCGACCTTCTCCGGAATGGGGTACCGGCTGTTTTGTATGATACCGTTTTACGCGGTGACGGTGGTGTACATCATCCGTTATGCTTACAAGGTGAAGGCAGATCCCACAAAGAGCTATATGTATGGGGTGGATACGTCAGGGGTGATGAGTTTTGACCTGTCAAAGGCTCCCAAGCTGGAGAAAAAGCATCTGCTTCCAGGCCTTGTGACGCTGGTGAGTTTGCTGTACATGATTTATGTTGCTGTTCAGGGGAAGCTGACCAATCCGATGGCGTCGGCAATCTTCATGTATATGGGGCTTCTGGCAGGGATCACCTACCGCATGACGCCCAACGAGATATGCAGGGAGTTTATGAAGGGCGTCAAGAGCATGTGCGGTACGGCGATGATGATCGGGTTCGCTTATGTGATCTCGCTGATCCTGACGCAGGGGAATGTGCTGGATACCATCGTACATTTTCTGGCGGGACAGCTGATCCAGGTGCCAAAGCTTCTTCAGGCGCCATTGATGTTCCTCGCTCATATCATCATCAATTTCTTTGTGACATCCGGTTCCGGACAGGCGGCGACCACCATGCCGATCTTTGTACCGGTGGCTGATCTGATCGGTATTTCGAGACAGACCGCAGTACTTGCATTTAACTTTGGCGACGGGTTCTGTAACTTTATCCTTCCCCACGCTGCGGCAACCATGGGATTTGTGGGAGCTCTGGGAGTACCGTTCGGCAAATGGTTTCAGTATGCAATTAAGTTGTTCGGTCTGTGGTGTGTGATCGGCAGTGTGCTGTTAGTCATTGCAACAGTCATGGGATATGCCTGA
- a CDS encoding PAS domain-containing protein, which translates to MNPILKSYFVIADTIAGTFGEQCEVVVHDLSRPESSVVHVANGAVTGRQVGQTFDHLVKQVLLNKNFKDDRMINYRVETSDGRKIKSSSALIRDGEGEVIGMLCINFDITAAQVMQSQLGAFLCTAEETVEAEQDVDQNVMAVIDELILKIIGTVDVKNLSRKKSVEIVGFMDEKGIFLVKGAMDKVASMMGVSKVTIYSYLDEVKGKRKVTEKDD; encoded by the coding sequence ATGAATCCAATCTTAAAATCTTATTTTGTAATAGCGGATACAATTGCAGGAACGTTTGGGGAACAGTGTGAGGTGGTGGTACATGATCTGTCCAGGCCTGAAAGCTCTGTTGTGCATGTGGCGAACGGAGCGGTCACGGGGAGGCAGGTAGGCCAGACATTTGATCATCTGGTCAAACAGGTACTGCTGAACAAGAATTTTAAGGACGATCGGATGATCAATTACCGGGTCGAGACTTCCGACGGCAGGAAGATCAAGTCCTCTTCCGCCCTGATCCGGGACGGGGAGGGCGAGGTGATCGGCATGCTGTGTATCAATTTTGATATCACGGCGGCCCAGGTGATGCAGTCCCAGCTGGGGGCGTTTCTGTGTACGGCAGAGGAGACTGTGGAAGCGGAACAGGATGTGGACCAGAATGTGATGGCGGTCATTGATGAACTGATCCTTAAGATCATAGGCACTGTGGATGTAAAGAACCTGTCCCGGAAAAAGAGTGTTGAGATCGTGGGATTTATGGATGAAAAGGGGATATTCCTGGTGAAAGGAGCTATGGACAAGGTGGCGTCCATGATGGGGGTCTCCAAGGTTACGATTTACAGTTATCTTGATGAAGTGAAAGGGAAGCGTAAGGTAACCGAAAAGGATGATTGA
- a CDS encoding bifunctional diguanylate cyclase/phosphodiesterase, protein MAAISGNKNTSIYVIDDEYRLVYFNQVLQEKYPQAKTGDFCYERLCGEKQPCQVCPLARKSGSETLYYNRLMKCWINIGTGDLAWPGKDRCHIILATSIHEDDALYEELLNPLTGLYKRGAFFQKGEEFLDEASEGRYCLVAIDIEHFKLFNDWYGQKEGDKLLVDIGRRLLQLQQEGKGVAGYIGGDDFAILMPDDAEEICRIQASLTEYVKAYGENAGFLPTFGVYEIEEREHSLSAMYDRAVIAANSIKGNYAQRICYYDRRMKQRMEEDHLLLSEVQRGMENGEFVFYTQPKCDLSTGRIVGLEALVRWNHSVRGVISPGTFLPLLESNGLITNLDIFIWESVCKKVRSWIDQGRQPIPISVNVSCVDIFAIDVVETFRQLVKRYDLEPRLIEIEITESAYVERFDEVIRIVEALRSAGFTVLMDDFGSGYSSLNMLKDVSVDILKIDMKFLDLNENSLGRGVSILEAIAKMAHIMGLKLIAEGVETKEQVEFLLNVGCSYGQGYYFYRPMPPMDMEDLIVHEENVDYRGITLQKMEPVRMRDLFNEDVLSDTMAGNILGAAAFTMSMVTGWSL, encoded by the coding sequence ATGGCAGCAATATCAGGGAACAAAAATACCAGCATCTATGTGATTGATGATGAGTACCGTCTGGTATATTTCAATCAGGTGCTGCAGGAGAAGTATCCGCAGGCAAAGACAGGCGATTTTTGTTATGAGCGGCTTTGTGGGGAGAAACAGCCCTGTCAGGTCTGTCCGCTTGCCAGAAAAAGCGGCAGCGAGACCCTGTATTATAACCGGCTGATGAAATGCTGGATCAACATTGGGACGGGAGATCTCGCCTGGCCGGGGAAGGACAGGTGCCATATTATTCTTGCCACCTCGATCCACGAAGATGACGCTCTGTACGAGGAGCTGCTGAATCCGCTGACAGGGCTGTACAAGCGCGGCGCATTTTTCCAGAAGGGCGAAGAGTTTTTGGATGAGGCTTCAGAAGGGCGCTACTGCCTGGTTGCCATAGATATTGAACATTTCAAGCTGTTCAATGACTGGTATGGACAGAAGGAGGGGGATAAGCTCCTTGTGGATATCGGCAGGCGTCTTCTGCAGCTCCAGCAGGAGGGAAAGGGCGTCGCCGGTTATATTGGCGGAGATGATTTTGCTATATTGATGCCGGATGATGCAGAGGAGATCTGCAGGATTCAGGCGAGCCTCACAGAATATGTGAAGGCGTATGGAGAGAATGCGGGATTTCTGCCCACCTTTGGCGTCTACGAGATAGAGGAGCGGGAGCATTCCCTCAGCGCCATGTATGACAGGGCGGTCATTGCCGCCAATTCCATCAAGGGCAATTATGCGCAGCGGATCTGTTATTATGACCGCCGTATGAAGCAGCGGATGGAGGAGGACCACCTGCTTTTGTCAGAAGTGCAGCGGGGGATGGAGAACGGGGAATTTGTATTTTATACCCAGCCCAAGTGTGATTTAAGCACAGGCAGGATCGTGGGGCTGGAGGCGCTGGTTCGATGGAACCACTCTGTCCGCGGGGTGATCTCTCCCGGGACGTTTCTGCCCTTATTGGAGAGCAACGGACTGATCACCAACCTGGATATATTTATCTGGGAATCCGTGTGCAAAAAGGTCCGCAGCTGGATCGACCAGGGAAGGCAGCCGATCCCGATTTCAGTCAATGTCTCCTGCGTAGATATTTTTGCGATCGATGTGGTGGAGACGTTCCGGCAGCTGGTGAAACGCTATGATCTGGAGCCGCGGCTGATCGAGATCGAGATAACCGAGAGCGCGTATGTGGAGCGTTTTGATGAGGTCATCCGTATTGTGGAGGCCCTGCGGTCTGCCGGGTTTACTGTTCTGATGGACGATTTCGGCAGCGGGTACTCATCCCTCAACATGCTGAAGGATGTGAGCGTGGATATCCTGAAGATCGATATGAAGTTCCTGGACCTGAACGAGAACAGCCTTGGACGTGGCGTCAGCATCCTGGAGGCGATCGCCAAGATGGCGCATATCATGGGTCTGAAGCTGATCGCTGAGGGTGTGGAGACAAAGGAACAGGTGGAGTTTTTGCTGAATGTGGGCTGCAGTTATGGACAAGGATACTATTTCTACCGTCCGATGCCGCCGATGGATATGGAGGATCTGATCGTCCATGAGGAAAATGTAGACTACCGGGGTATCACTCTGCAGAAGATGGAGCCGGTGCGGATGCGGGATCTGTTCAATGAGGATGTGCTCAGCGATACCATGGCAGGAAACATTCTGGGAGCAGCAGCTTTTACGATGTCCATGGTGACAGGCTGGAGCTTGTGA